Sequence from the Amycolatopsis sp. NBC_00345 genome:
GGAACAGGGACGCGGCGACTTCCTTGGAGGTGGCGCCGGCGGCGACCTTCCCGACGATCAGCCGTTCCTGGGCGGTGAGCCGCTCACGCGGGTCCGTGCCGTCCTGGCGCGGGCGCTGCCCGGTGGCGATCAGTTCGCGGGCCGCCCGGGCGGCGAACGCGGTCGCGCCGCGCGCGGTCAGCGTTTCGTGCGCGGCCTGCAGTTCGGCGCGGGCCTCGGCGCGGCGGCCTTCGCGGCGTAGCCACTCCCCGTACGTCAGGCGCGCGCGGCCGTAGTGCATTCGCGCCTCGGTCCGGGCGAGCAGGTCGATCGCCTCCCGGTAGCGGCTGTCCGTGCGTTCCGACGCCGGATCGAGCAGTGCCTGCGCGAGCAGGTGCGTGGCGACGGACCACCCGGTGGGGCCGACGCGCGCCCGGGCTTCGAGCCGGGCCAGCGACGCGGCGGCGGCCTCCGGACGGCCGGTCCGCGCGGCCGCCTCCACCAGCTCTTCGTCGAGGTGCCAGATCACGTAGGAGCCGCGCAGTTCCTGTTCCTGGGCGGCGAGCCCGGCGTCGAGCGCGGCCGGGTACTCGCTGAGCCCGTTGCGCAGCACCGTGGTCGCGTAGAGCTCGGCGAGCACCTCGTCGCGGCCGACCCGGCGGTGCATCCGGTCCCGCAGCTCGCCGAACCGGCCGGCGTCGCCGCGCCAGCCGGCCAGGATGAGCTCGGAGCCGGCGAAGTTGACGGTGCCCACCGCCTCGTCCACCGCGTGGGCTTCTTCGAGGCTCCCGGCCGCTTCCTCGAACTGGCCGAGAACGGTCCTGGCGACCGCGTGGATCTGCAGGGCCTGGGACAGCACGGTGAAGGCGCCCCGCGCGCGGGCCAGCTCGACCTGCCGGGCCGAGATCACCGCCGCGGACTCCTCGTCGGCCAGGTCGATCGCCATCAGGCAGGCGAGTTCCATCCACCACGGGTCCTCCGCGGTGCGGAACGCTGCCACCGCGCGCTGCATCGTGGGCACCGCTTCCCCAGCCGGCACAAGGACCTGGTCGAGCAACGCGTCCAGCAGCAGGTCGACCGGGCGCGGCTGCTGCCGTCGCGGTGCCTGCTCGCGGATGCGCGCGCCGAGCCGGCGCAGGCGCCCCGGCAGGCGGTCGACGAACATGGCCGAGGCGAAGGCTTCGAGGTAGGTCTCCCTGGCCTGGTCGGGCGGGAGGCCGGCGGCCGCGTCGACCAGCGTGGCGGTGGCGTCCGCGCTGCGGGTGAGGTGGAAGTCGATCAGGGCGCGCTGCAGGCGGGCGTCGGCGCGGTCGGCCGGCTCCATCGGGCGGCGCTCGGCCTGCGTCAGCAGCTCACGGGCCGCCGCGGGCGCGCCCGAATGCAGCCGCGCCCGGGCCGCGGCGAGCATCCGCCCGGCTTGCCGGGTGGGGTCGGGGGTCAGCTCCGCCGAGCGTTCGAGGAACGCCGAGGCCGCGGCGAGACCGCCCCGCCGTTGCGCCCGCCCCGCCGAACGGGCCAGCTCCGCGGCGACTTCCTCGTCGGTGTCGACGACGGAGTGGGCACGGTGCCAGGCCCGGCGGTCGGGATCGGTCTCCGGGTCGGTGGCCTCGGCGAGCGCGGCGTGGACGCGCCTGCGGGTTTCGGGGGTGGCCGAGTGGTAGGCACCGGAGCGGACGAGCGGATGGCGGAAGCGCAGCCGGGAACCGAGGCTGATCAGCCCCTCGTCCTCCGCGGCCGACAGCCCGGCCGGGTCCAGTTCCAGCCGCTGCGCGGCGCGGCGCACCAGGCCGAGGTCGCCGACCGGCTCCGCGGCGGCGAGCACCACCAGCGACCGCGCCGGGCCGGGCAACAGCCGCGCCCGCCGGGCGAACTGGTCCTCCAGCACGTCCACCACGGTGGCCCGCGGCCGGTCACCCGGGGCGGGCAGGCCCAGCGGCCCGGTCTGGTAGCCGAACTCCAGCAACGCCAGCGGGTTGCCGCCGGCCTCGGCCAGTATCCGTTCGAGCACCTCTCCGTCCGGCTCCGCGTGCGCCGTCGAACCCCGCGCCGTCGAACCGTGCCCGATCGAACCCAGCCCGATCGAACCGTGCGCGGCCGAACGCAGCAGGGACCGCGCGTCCGCGTCGCCGAGGCCCGGCAGCCGCAGGTGCGGCAGATCGGTGAACCCGAGGTCCGGGGACGGGGTCCGCCCGGCGAGCACCACCGCGATCCGCTCGGCGGCGATCCGCCGCGAGACGAAGCCCAGCACCCCCCGCGTCCCCGTGTCGATCCACTGGACGTCGTCCACCACGCAGCACACGGGCCGGAGCCGGCTGAGCTCGTGCAGCAGCCCCAGTACGGCCAGGCCGATCGTCAGCGGGTTCGGCATCGTCTCGCCGCCGAGCCCGAACACCGATTCGAGGGCGGTCCGCTGCACCGCGGGCAACCGGGTGCGGTGTTCGAGCACCGACGTGCAGAGCTGGTGCAGGGCGGCGTACGGGAGGTCGCGCTCGAACTCGGTCCCGACCGCGCGCAGGACCAGCCACTCGTCGAGGCCGCTGACCGTGGCGTCGATCAGCGCGGACTTGCCGATGCCCGCTTCGCCGACCACCATCAGGGCGCCCCCGCGCCCGGCCGAGGCCGCGCGGGTCAGGTCCTTGAGCGCACCCAGCTGCTCCTGACGGGCGACAAAAGGCACGACCTCGACATCCTTCCTCGATCTGGTTGCGTCGAGTGACCGCCAGTGACCCCGCCGGTCACTCTATCGGAGCAGCCGGCGCCCTGACTGCCCGATTACGTAGCTCGCGATCTAGGCAATCGTTGCCGACGCGCTCACCGCCCCCGCCACGGCATTGTCGGTCGGGTAAGGCGCTGCCGACCGGCGGCGCCCGGCCTTCGGCCCGGAAGGGGAACCGATCATGATCATCACCGGCGTCACGCTCGCCGCCCTGCCCGCGTCGGCGGCGTTGCCGGCGCCGGTCGTGGTGCCGGCAACGCAGCCCGGCGGGACCACGACCGCCAAACCCGGCAGCGGTCCCCGTCCGGACCACCGGCCGCCCCGCGTCGTCGAGCAGTGGGCGAGCGCCTGGAACACCGGTGACGCACTGGCGATGAGCGCGCTGTTCGCCCCCGACGGCACCTACACCGACCACGCCTTCCAGGCCGCGTTCACCGGCCCGGCCGGGGTCGAGCAGTGGGTCACGACCACCATGCAGCGCTTCCGCGCCTTCCGGGCGACCGTCGAGAACGCGTTCCGCCTCGGCGACAACATCGCCGTGACCTGGACGTTCGCCGGCACTTTCGGCGACCGGACGCCGTTCACCCCGCCGCACGACCCGGCCGGGAAGTCCTTCTCGGTGCCCGCGACCTCGGTCTTCACCCTGCGCCACGATCGCATCGTGTCCGCCGAGGACTACTACAACCTCGCCGACGTCCTGCGCCAGGTGGGATTGCCCGCGGGCCCGTTCACTCCGCCCGGCGCGAACTGAAGCTGTCCACTATGGACGACCACGAGGGGCGCGGAGGCGGGCCGGGCAGGGCCAATCGTCTAGTCCTGCTTGTACTCACGGGCAGCTCGCACCCCGCGCGCTGGTGCGCGAGAGCGTGGCGAACCAAGATCCTTCTTGACCGCGAAGTCCGGATCCGGTGACGTCCTGGTGAAGCAGCGGCTCTCCCGTACAGGGCCGTGGAGCGGGGGCGGGGCGAGGTCTGCCCCGCCCCCATCCCGCGGGTGCTGCGTTCGCCGCTGCACGGCATGGTCAGCAAGAAGATGCTGATCGGCACCGCCGCCGGGTGGCGCCGCAACCTGCGCACGGGCGAGCCGGTGCGGATCCTCGAGCCGTATCAGGTCATCATCAAGGGCAACCCCAGCCACAGCCGCCATTCCGGGGTCACCCTCGACCGTGACGGCAATGTCAACCGGGACGAGCTGCGCCGTGCGCTGGCCAAGGGGACTGTGGTGGTGCGCCTGCGTCCCGGTCCGCCGGCGTAAGTCCCACGGCCGCGCGGCGTCAGCCGGGATAGTCCTCGAGGGTGATGCCGTTGGCGGCGTCGGCGCGGTCGGCCTGGGTGACCGTCCGGCCGGCGGCGGCGTCGCGCGCGATCTGCTGGTTCTTGCCGACGTAGCCCTGCATAACCCGCTGGTACCGGGTGAAGGCGGCCTCGTGGTCGCCGGGGCTCTTCGCGAGTTCGCCGGCGAGCACGTAGGCGCCGACGAGGGCCATGCTGGTGCCCTGGCCGGCTCGGGGCGAAGCGCAGTACGCCGCGTCGCCGACCAGCGCGACCCGCCCGTTCGACCAGTGCTCGAGACAGGCCTGGCTGGTGGAGTCGAAGAAGAAGTCCGGCGCTTCCCACATGCGCTCCAGCAGCCGGGGCGTTTCCCAGCCGACGCCGGCGAAGTGCTCGGCGAGGATTTCCTTCTGCTGCTTGACATCGTGGTAGTCGAAGTCGAGTTCCGGGGACGCGAACCGCAGCATCGCCCGTGCCTCGGTGTTGTGCCGCGCGCTGTAGACGCCGACCAGCCCGTTGTCGGTGGTGTGGTACATCTGCCAGTGGTCGAGGCCGAGGAAGTTCTCCACCGTGAAGATCGTGATGTAGCTGCCGAGGAAGCGGACGAACTCCGCCTCCGGGCCGAAGGCCAGCCGGCGCACGCCGGAGTGCAGGCCGTCCGCGCCGATCACCAGGTCGAACCGGCGCGGACTGCTGTGCCGGAAGGTGACCTCGACGCCGTCGCCGTCCTGCGTCATGGCGGTGATGACATCGCCGAACAGGTACTCGGCGCCGCCGCCGGCGTCGGACAACAGGGTGGTCAGGTCGTCGCGCATGATCTCGACGTCGTCGTTGTCGATCAGCCCGCCGGTCAGCGTGGCCTCGGTGGAGCGGGACAGCTCCTCGCCCCGGCTGTCCACAAACGACATTCCCCGCAGATCGGTCTTCGCGGCCCGGATCGGCTCGAGCAGCCCCATCCGCTCCACGACCTGGAGCGCGGCGCCGCGGACGTCGATGGCCTGCCCGCCCCCGCGCGGGCCGGGGGAGCGCTCCACCACGGTTGGCTGGAAACCCCTGCGCTGCAACCAATAAACCAGCGCCAGCCCGGTCACACTGGCCCCGGAAATCAGTACACTCCTGTTCGGCACGAACTTCTCCCAGCGTTTCTCGGTGTCGCGGACTCCTCCAGCCTTGACGCGGGCGGCGGTGGCCGCCATGCAAAGATCGGCACGGAATAGTTCCGCTCCGGGCAATGACGGGCCATTCGTGCAGACCGGCCGGCCGGAGTTGCGCGGACGAGTGGCGAAGATCATCATCGCCAGGGTGACCGCCGTCGCCGAGCTAAGGACTTGCCCGTGAAGCTGCCCCGCCTGACTCTCCTGCTGCCCCTGGTGGCGCTGGCCACGCTCGCCCCGGCTCCCGCCGCGTCCGCCGTGATCGGGGGCTCGGTCAGCGCGTACGGGCCGTGGGCGGTGCGGATGCTGGTCGACGGCAAGGGGGAGTGCACCGGGACCGCGATCAGCCGGGAATGGATCATCAGCGCGTCGCACTGCTTCTTCGAGCAGGCCCAGGACATCGCGGACGCCCGCATCGAGTTCCGGGTGGGCAGCCTGGACCAGCGCACGGGCACCGTGGTCCACCCGGTGAAGGACAGCCGGCAGGGCAGCCCGGTCGCCGACATGATGCTGATCAAGGTGCCGCCGATGACCGTCAAGCCCGCGAAGCTCCCCGGCGCCGAGCCGGTGCGGCCCGGCCAGACCGTCCGGCAGTACGGCTGGGGCGCCACCTGCCAGGGTGATGAGAACTCCTGCCAGTCGGACGTGCTGAAGCAGTCGGACTTGCGGGTGGTCAAGTCCGACGACCCGCGGTGCGACGGCTTCGGCGGCGGCACGGACTTCTGCCTCACCAGCGTTTCCGGGGTCCCGGCCGGTGGCGACTCCGGTGGCCCGATCATGGGCACCGGGGCCGCGGCGGAGACGCTGGTCGGCGTCTTCGACACCTCCGACCGCGAGAGCATGGCGGGCGCGGGAGACGTTTCCCAGCAGCTGGCCTGGATCCGGAAGGTCATCGGCTGCTGAGAGGCTGGGACCGGCACCACCCCGGGGAAGCGACCGCCTCCCCGGGGCCCACGGTCTACTTGCCGGTCATGAATTCCTCGAGGCGCAGCGGACGGCCGACGATGCGGACGTCGCCGATCCAGCCGTGGAAGACCTGGTCGACGGCGCCGTCGTAGGAGTGGCCGCCGAGCATCCAGGCGAGGCCGAGCGAGGTGATCCCGGCCGAGTCGGTGGACGGGTTGTCGGCGACCGGGGAGCTTTCCACGTACATCCGGGTGCGGTGGCCGTCGTTGACCACGGCCAGGTGCCACCAGGTGTCCTCGGGCAGGCCGTGGCCCCAGTTGGTCGTGGGGGAGGCCTGGTTCAGCGGGTAGCAGTTGAACTGCGGCTCACGGCCGTTGTTGGAGATGCTGAGCTGGGCCACCGGCTCCTTCGGGTCGGTGTTGCGGCCGTGCTTGCCGGCTTTCCCGGCCTCGCCCCAGCGGCTGAACACGGACATGAAGCCGTTGTTGTTCGAGTCCCAGTCCAGCGGGATCTTCACGAACGCTTCGATCGTGTAGCCGCGCCGGAACGTCTCGGTGTTCAGCGGCGCCGGCGAACCGGTGGTCAGGTACGCGCCGTGCAGCGGGTTCCGGCCGCCGGTGAACCGCAGGCTGGCGTGGCCCGGCTGGTCGGGGTGGTGCTCGTCGGACCAGGTGAGCGCGTCGGCGGCGGTGCCGGGCACGCTGAGCAGGGTGAGGTCGTTGCCGTGCCCGGAAAGGTCGCGGACCGGCCGGCTCGCGGTGACCGGGCTGCCGGTGCCGCCGCCGTCGTCGAATCGCCAGTACGCGAGCGTGCCCGGCACCAGCATCCGGTTCGCCGGCCGCGCGGGGCGGACCGGCACGGGCAGGAAGCCGGCGAACCGCTGGCCGAAGTCGAACGGCATGGAGAAGTAGTCCACCGGGGTGGTGAGCCGTGATTCGAGGACGGCCATGCGGTTCCGCTCGGCCGGGGGCTGGGCCAGGATCCACGGCGAGACCGTCTCGACGTCGATCGTGTTGCGCTCCAGGTCGAAGTGGTAGAGCCGCAGCATGCCGCCGCCGCCGAAGTAGCGGTTCTGGTAGTTCGT
This genomic interval carries:
- a CDS encoding S1 family peptidase, encoding MKLPRLTLLLPLVALATLAPAPAASAVIGGSVSAYGPWAVRMLVDGKGECTGTAISREWIISASHCFFEQAQDIADARIEFRVGSLDQRTGTVVHPVKDSRQGSPVADMMLIKVPPMTVKPAKLPGAEPVRPGQTVRQYGWGATCQGDENSCQSDVLKQSDLRVVKSDDPRCDGFGGGTDFCLTSVSGVPAGGDSGGPIMGTGAAAETLVGVFDTSDRESMAGAGDVSQQLAWIRKVIGC
- a CDS encoding FAD-dependent monooxygenase, with translation MAATAARVKAGGVRDTEKRWEKFVPNRSVLISGASVTGLALVYWLQRRGFQPTVVERSPGPRGGGQAIDVRGAALQVVERMGLLEPIRAAKTDLRGMSFVDSRGEELSRSTEATLTGGLIDNDDVEIMRDDLTTLLSDAGGGAEYLFGDVITAMTQDGDGVEVTFRHSSPRRFDLVIGADGLHSGVRRLAFGPEAEFVRFLGSYITIFTVENFLGLDHWQMYHTTDNGLVGVYSARHNTEARAMLRFASPELDFDYHDVKQQKEILAEHFAGVGWETPRLLERMWEAPDFFFDSTSQACLEHWSNGRVALVGDAAYCASPRAGQGTSMALVGAYVLAGELAKSPGDHEAAFTRYQRVMQGYVGKNQQIARDAAAGRTVTQADRADAANGITLEDYPG
- a CDS encoding LamG-like jellyroll fold domain-containing protein; this translates as MRLTRGSGDPSPTPEGPNRRSFLRNAGLAGVGATALGALGATPASADTAAAPNADNAADAAGRWPGGAGRWSPDSESLQFTLAVMPDTQYLYWGSQNSIAPEPQEASFRYVINQSGNPDRNIVFMAHLGDLTQDADPTSFQAVGKAFEVLDSHNVAYSVLAGNHDVSGDDTRGSTPYLRTMGPQRFRRSKSFLGADASGYNTAHVFRAAGREWLLLAMDWRTSEAGFAWADQVIKAHPKLPVILTAHEIVGSTYDDNVYPYESGDPEDNAAITEYGQQVWDRLIKDNDQVFLTLNGHYWPSGRVTRKNSAGHDVHLHITNYQNRYFGGGGMLRLYHFDLERNTIDVETVSPWILAQPPAERNRMAVLESRLTTPVDYFSMPFDFGQRFAGFLPVPVRPARPANRMLVPGTLAYWRFDDGGGTGSPVTASRPVRDLSGHGNDLTLLSVPGTAADALTWSDEHHPDQPGHASLRFTGGRNPLHGAYLTTGSPAPLNTETFRRGYTIEAFVKIPLDWDSNNNGFMSVFSRWGEAGKAGKHGRNTDPKEPVAQLSISNNGREPQFNCYPLNQASPTTNWGHGLPEDTWWHLAVVNDGHRTRMYVESSPVADNPSTDSAGITSLGLAWMLGGHSYDGAVDQVFHGWIGDVRIVGRPLRLEEFMTGK
- a CDS encoding ATP-binding protein, producing the protein MPFVARQEQLGALKDLTRAASAGRGGALMVVGEAGIGKSALIDATVSGLDEWLVLRAVGTEFERDLPYAALHQLCTSVLEHRTRLPAVQRTALESVFGLGGETMPNPLTIGLAVLGLLHELSRLRPVCCVVDDVQWIDTGTRGVLGFVSRRIAAERIAVVLAGRTPSPDLGFTDLPHLRLPGLGDADARSLLRSAAHGSIGLGSIGHGSTARGSTAHAEPDGEVLERILAEAGGNPLALLEFGYQTGPLGLPAPGDRPRATVVDVLEDQFARRARLLPGPARSLVVLAAAEPVGDLGLVRRAAQRLELDPAGLSAAEDEGLISLGSRLRFRHPLVRSGAYHSATPETRRRVHAALAEATDPETDPDRRAWHRAHSVVDTDEEVAAELARSAGRAQRRGGLAAASAFLERSAELTPDPTRQAGRMLAAARARLHSGAPAAARELLTQAERRPMEPADRADARLQRALIDFHLTRSADATATLVDAAAGLPPDQARETYLEAFASAMFVDRLPGRLRRLGARIREQAPRRQQPRPVDLLLDALLDQVLVPAGEAVPTMQRAVAAFRTAEDPWWMELACLMAIDLADEESAAVISARQVELARARGAFTVLSQALQIHAVARTVLGQFEEAAGSLEEAHAVDEAVGTVNFAGSELILAGWRGDAGRFGELRDRMHRRVGRDEVLAELYATTVLRNGLSEYPAALDAGLAAQEQELRGSYVIWHLDEELVEAAARTGRPEAAAASLARLEARARVGPTGWSVATHLLAQALLDPASERTDSRYREAIDLLARTEARMHYGRARLTYGEWLRREGRRAEARAELQAAHETLTARGATAFAARAARELIATGQRPRQDGTDPRERLTAQERLIVGKVAAGATSKEVAASLFLSPRTIDTHLRNIYRKLGITSRRQLRELAL
- a CDS encoding nuclear transport factor 2 family protein, with product MIITGVTLAALPASAALPAPVVVPATQPGGTTTAKPGSGPRPDHRPPRVVEQWASAWNTGDALAMSALFAPDGTYTDHAFQAAFTGPAGVEQWVTTTMQRFRAFRATVENAFRLGDNIAVTWTFAGTFGDRTPFTPPHDPAGKSFSVPATSVFTLRHDRIVSAEDYYNLADVLRQVGLPAGPFTPPGAN